Proteins co-encoded in one Phycodurus eques isolate BA_2022a chromosome 21, UOR_Pequ_1.1, whole genome shotgun sequence genomic window:
- the inhbaa gene encoding inhibin subunit beta Aa: MSALTALSGAVLLLLLLLPHVCRSSSDPAPRSLAADPAAGHCPSCALAGIRGGPAEEPEEEEAQREVVEAVKRHILNMLHLHARPNITRPVPRAALLNALRKLHVGRVADDGSVHIGGEEAEGGGRRGEGGAEGGGGGAARARDHDERDTTEIITFAEPGETRDTVTFVLSKDDGGGEVSLVEQANVWLFLRLAKNNRSRAKVTVRLFQRGAASSSPQDDVLLAEKTVDTRRSGWHTFPVSAAVQALLDRTDGAGAALGVRASCPLCAGFGATPVLVSGGEESQRRGGQREQSQREQSHRPFLMAALRPEDSGDSRRRRKRGLECDGKVRVCCKRQFYVNFKDIGWNDWIIAPSGYHANYCEGECPSHVASITGSALSFHSTVISHYRMRGYSPFQTLRSCCVPTRLRAMSMLYYNEEHKIIKKDIDNMIVDECGCS; this comes from the exons ATGTCCGCCTTGACCGCGCTGAGCGGCGCCGTCCTGCTCCTGCTCCTGCTCCTGCCGCACGTCTGTCGTTCGTCGTCGGACCCGGCGCCGCGCTCCCTGGCCGCCGACCCCGCCGCCGGGCACTGCCCCTCCTGCGCCCTGGCCGGGATACGCGGCGGTCCGGCCGAGGAgcccgaggaggaggaggcgcagCGGGAAGTGGTGGAGGCGGTCAAGCGCCACATCCTCAACATGCTCCACCTCCACGCGCGCCCCAACATCACCCGGCCCGTGCCCCGCGCCGCGCTCCTCAACGCCCTGCGGAAGCTGCACGTGGGCCGGGTGGCGGACGACGGCAGCGTGCACATCGGGGGGGAGGAGGCCGAGGGCGGGGGCCGGCGGGGGGAAGGCGGCGCcgaaggagggggaggaggggcgGCTCGCGCCCGAGACCACGACGAGCGAGACACCACCGAGATCATCACCTTTGCCGAGCCCG GTGAGACACGGGATACGGTGACCTTCGTGCTGTCCAAAGACGATGGCGGCGGCGAGGTGTCTCTGGTGGAGCAGGCCAACGTGTGGCTCTTCCTGCGCTTGGCCAAGAACAACCGCAGCCGCGCCAAGGTGACCGTCCGCCTGTTCCAGCGCGGCGCCGCCTCATCCTCGCCGCAGGATGACGTCTTGCTTGCGGAGAAGACGGTGGACACCCGCCGCAGCGGCTGGCACACCTTCCCGGTGTCGGCCGCGGTCCAGGCGCTTCTGGATCGCACGGACGGGGCGGGCGCGGCGCTCGGCGTCAGGGCGTCCTGCCCGCTCTGCGCCGGCTTCGGCGCCACGCCCGTGCTGGTGTCCGGCGGCGAAGAATCGCAGCGACGCGGCGGCCAGCGCGAGCAATCCCAACGGGAGCAATCCCACCGGCCCTTCCTGATGGCGGCGTTGCGGCCGGAGGACTCGGGCGACTCTCGGCGGCGGCGAAAGCGAGGCCTGGAATGCGACGGCAAAGTGCGCGTGTGCTGCAAGCGCCAGTTCTACGTCAACTTCAAAGACATCGGGTGGAACGACTGGATCATCGCGCCCAGCGGCTACCACGCCAACTACTGCGAGGGCGAGTGCCCATCGCACGTGGCCAGCATCACGGGCTCGGCGCTGTCCTTTCACTCCACCGTCATCAGCCATTACCGCATGCGGGGCTACAGTCCCTTCCAGACCCTGCGCTCCTGCTGCGTGCCCACGCGGCTGCGCGCCATGTCTATGCTCTACTACAACGAGGAGCACAAGATCATCAAGAAGGACATCGACAACATGATCGTGGACGAGTGCGGATGCTCCTAG